One genomic window of Sardina pilchardus chromosome 15, fSarPil1.1, whole genome shotgun sequence includes the following:
- the LOC134101756 gene encoding leucine-rich repeat-containing protein 15: protein MFRLHSSICILLAFITGCSGESACEKEGEKDDSCVKRQVFDKKVTAIPVTLKEGVTDIFFVGSQISLIQKGAFATNPHLEKIEFLGASTDSIEPGAFEGLNNLTLIEISNTPLESLSVGVFQDLKSLETLVLKNNKLQSLQKGLFDGLDKLKDLQLHMNEIATIEDGIFDQLENLQTLHLAKNNVSSISSSLISELKKLKVIRLYENELSSLPDGIFDNMQGLTEIALQNNKISYIQPQLIPHKNHLGKLLLDNNLLTELPPQMFVNFPLLKTLTLHSNQLTHLPPNLFGEMPKLTELSFKSNNLTTLPPGGLSVLAKIKKLDLSENLFETVAGEFFIGLEKVADLNLQKNSIKSLTSDNFEPLKNSLSTLKLSKNQLKWLPNDVFSSLPKLSKLYLDGNPWHCDCNLIPFYEWMKSNPKMLKSVVLCASPESLKDQEIIKLEESVLICPTTLPTTTALHTTTTPMPTTTTTQTTTMETTTMTTALPTTTPTTTLPVTTTVPTTTTTTLLTTTIAIPTTTPLITTTTTTALPTTTTTIPTTTPLMTTTTTTLATTTTTLPTTTPLMTTTTTTLATTTTTIPTTPLMTTTIPTTTTLPTTTLLMTTTTELTTTLRTTTITTTTPSTTMTTTAATTSQTTTVLITTTPLISTSELTTTPLTTSMTTTLATTTCTTTTQMIPTTTTSHQTTTPTYFTCVSTYYPEQLLASSYNPPLEDNLNERCKKQFMFYSAILIVEAFCTLVLAKFTYTLYCSLQQGQRLYNRVNLTHFSYKKEITLRPVQEIESIAL from the coding sequence ATGTTTCGACTACACAGTTCCATATGTATTTTGCTGGCTTTTATAACGGGCTGCTCTGGGGAGTCCGCGTGTGAAAAAGAAGGTGAAAAAGATGATAGCTGTGTCAAACGACAAGTTTTTGACAAAAAAGTCACAGCAATCCCGGTCACACTGAAAGAAGGTGTcacagatattttttttgtggGCAGTCAAATCAGTTTAATTCAGAAAGGTGCATTTGCCACAAATCCTCATCTTGAGAAGATCGAGTTCCTTGGTGCCTCTACAGATTCCATTGAGCCTGGAGCATTTGAGGGCTTAAACAACCTTACGCTCATTGAGATATCTAACACACCACTGGAGTCACTTTCTGTGGGAGTTTTTCAGGATTTGAAAAGCCTTGAAACTCTTGTtctgaaaaacaacaaattaCAGAGTTTACAGAAGGGATTGTTTGATGGTCTTGATAAACTCAAAGATCTACAGCTGCATATGAATGAGATTGCAACTATCGAGGACGGGATATTCGATCAGCTAGAGAATCTTCAGACTCTTCATCTGGCAAAAAATAATGTCAGCTCCATTTCATCATCTCTCATCTCGGAATTGAAGAAACTCAAAGTAATCAGACTGTATGAAAATGAGCTATCATCTCTACCTGATGGAATATTTGACAATATGCAAGGACTTACAGAGATTGctttacaaaacaacaaaatatcATACATACAGCCACAATTAATTCCACATAAAAATCATTTAGGAAAGCTACTGTTAGACAACAACCTCTTGACAGAGTTGCCACCACAGATGTTTGTCAACTTTCCATTACTTAAAACATTGACACTCCACAGTAATCAATTAACACATCTGCCACCAAACTTATTTGGAGAAATGCCTAAACTTACAGAGTTAAGTTTTAAGAGCAACAATCTCACCACACTTCCTCCTGGAGGCCTGAGTGTCCTTGCAAAGATCAAAAAATTGGATCTGTCAGAAAATCTGTTTGAAACTGTGGCAGGAGAGTTTTTTATTGGTTTGGAGAAGGTCGCAGATCTTAATCTTCAGAAAAATTCTATTAAATCCCTCACATCAGACAATTTTGAGCCATTAAAAAACTCATTATCAACCCTGAAACTTTCTAAAAACCAACTGAAATGGCTTCCAAATGATGTCTTCAGTTCTCTACCGAAACTGAGTAAATTATACCTGGATGGCAATCCTTGGCATTGTGACTGTAATCTGATACCCTTTTATGAATGGATGAAATCCAATCCCAAAATGTTAAAATCTGTAGTATTATGCGCCTCACCTGAGTCTTTGAAAGACCAAGAGATCATCAAACTAGAAGAAAGTGTATTAATATGCCCCACTACTCTGCCAACTACTACTGCTTTACACACTACTACCACTCCtatgccaacaacaacaacaacacagactaCTACAATGGAGACAACAACCATGACTACAGCACTGCCAACCACAACACCTACAACTACATTGCCAGTAACTACGACagtgccaacaacaacaaccacaacattaCTTACAACAACCATAGCAATACCTACAACGACACCGcttataacaacaacaacaaccacagcaTTACCTACTACAACCACAACAATACCTACAACAACACCGCTtatgacaacaacaaccacaacattagctacaacaaccacaacactaCCTACAACGACACCGCTtatgacaacaacaaccacgACATTagctacaacaaccacaacaatacCTACGACACCGCTTATGACAACAACAATACCAACAACCACGACATTACCTACTACAACACTGCTTATGACAACCACTACTGAACTTACAACAACTTtaagaacaacaacaatcacaacaacCACACCAAGTACTACTATGACTACTACAGCTGCAACCACAAGTCAAACCACTACCGTTCTGATAACCACAACGCCACTCATATCAACTTCTGAGCTCACTACAACACCTCTGACCACTAGTATGACCACAACATTGGCAACAACAACTTGCACTACCACTACCCAGATGATACCTACTACTACCACATCACATCAAACAACCACCCCAACCTATTTCACCTGTGTCAGCACGTATTATCCTGAACAGCTGCTCGCATCTTCATACAACCCTCCACTTGAGGACAACCTCAATGAACGCTGTAAAAAACAGTTCATGTTTTACTCTGCTATTCTGATAGTGGAAGCTTTTTGTACTTTAGTGCTTGCTAAGTTCACTTACACCCTATATTGTTCCCTTCAACAAGGGCAGCGACTTTACAACAGAGTCAACCTTACCCACTTCTCTTACAAAAAAGAAATCACCTTAAGACCAGTTCAAGAGATTGAGTCAATTGCTCTGTGA
- the LOC134101758 gene encoding leucine-rich repeat-containing protein 15-like isoform X2 — MFRLHSSICILLAFITGCSGESACDKEGEKDDSCVKRQVFDKKVTAVPVTLKEGFTDIFFVGSQISLIHKGAFATNPQLEKIEFLGATTDSIEPGAFEGLNNLTLIEISNTPLESLSVGVFQDLKSLETLVLKNNKLQSLQKGLFDGLDKLKDLQLHMNEIATIEDGIFDQLENLQTLHLAKNNVSSISSSLISELKKLKVIRLYENELSSLPDGIFDNMQGLTEIALQNNKISYIQPQLIPHKNHLGKLLLDNNLLTELPPQMFVNFPLLRTLTLHSNQLTHLPPNLFGEMPKLTELSFKSNNLTTLPPGGLSVLSKIKKLDLSENLFETVAGEFFIGLEKVADLNLQKNSIKSLTSDNFEPLKNSLSTLKLSRNQLKWLPNDVFSSLPKLSKLYLDGNPWHCDCNLIPFYEWMKSNPKMLKSVVLCASPESLKDQEIIKLEESVLICPTTLPTTTALHTTTTPMPTTTTTQTTTMETTTMTTALPTTTPTTTLPVATTVPTITFYEWMKSNPQMLKSVAKCDQEIMNLVICLTTSDV, encoded by the coding sequence ATGTTTCGACTACACAGTTCCATATGTATTTTGCTGGCTTTTATAACGGGCTGCTCTGGGGAGTCCGCATGTGACAAAGAAGGTGAAAAAGATGATAGCTGTGTCAAACGACAAGTTTTTGACAAAAAAGTCACAGCAGTCCCGGTCACACTGAAAGAAGGTTTcacagatattttttttgtggGCAGTCAAATCAGTTTAATTCACAAAGGTGCATTTGCCACAAATCCTCAGCTTGAGAAGATTGAGTTCCTTGGTGCCACTACAGATTCCATTGAGCCTGGAGCATTTGAGGGCTTAAATAACCTTACGCTCATTGAGATATCTAACACACCACTGGAGTCACTTTCTGTGGGAGTTTTTCAGGATTTGAAAAGCCTCGAAACTCTTGTtctgaaaaacaacaaattaCAGAGTTTACAGAAGGGATTGTTTGATGGTCTTGATAAACTCAAAGATCTACAGCTGCATATGAATGAGATTGCAACTATCGAGGACGGGATATTCGACCAGCTAGAGAATCTTCAGACTCTTCATCTGGCAAAAAATAATGTCAGCTCCATTTCATCATCTCTCATCTCAGAATTGAAGAAACTCAAAGTAATCAGACTGTATGAAAATGAGCTATCATCTCTACCTGATGGAATATTTGACAATATGCAAGGACTTACAGAGATTGctttacaaaacaacaaaatatcATACATACAGCCACAATTAATTCCACACAAAAATCATTTAGGAAAGCTACTGTTAGACAACAACCTCTTGACAGAGTTGCCACCACAGATGTTTGTCAACTTTCCATTACTTAGAACATTGACACTCCACAGTAATCAATTAACACATCTGCCACCAAACTTATTTGGAGAAATGCCTAAACTTACAGAGTTAAGTTTTAAGAGCAACAATCTCACCACACTTCCTCCTGGAGGCCTGAGTGTCCTTTCAAAGATCAAAAAATTGGATCTGTCAGAAAATCTGTTTGAAACTGTGGCAGGAGAGTTTTTTATTGGTTTGGAGAAGGTTGCAGATCTTAATCTTCAGAAAAATTCTATTAAATCCCTCACATCAGACAATTTTGAGCCATTAAAAAACTCATTATCAACCCTGAAACTTTCTAGAAACCAACTGAAATGGCTTCCAAATGATGTTTTCAGTTCTCTACCGAAACTGAGTAAATTATACCTGGATGGCAATCCTTGGCATTGTGACTGTAATCTGATACCCTTTTATGAATGGATGAAATCCAATCCCAAAATGTTAAAATCTGTAGTATTATGTGCCTCACCTGAGTCTTTGAAAGACCAAGAGATCATCAAACTAGAAGAAAGTGTATTAATATGCCCCACTACTCTGCCAACTACTACTGCTTTACACACTACTACCACTCCtatgccaacaacaacaacaacacagactaCTACAATGGAGACAACAACCATGACTACAGCACTGCCAACCACAACACCTACAACTACATTGCCAGTAGCTACGACAGTGCCAACAATAACCTTTTACGAATGGATGAAATCCAATCCCCAAATGTTAAAATCTGTAGCAAAATGTGACCAAGAGATCATGAATCTAGTAATATGCCTCACTAccagtgatgtataa
- the LOC134101758 gene encoding leucine-rich repeat-containing protein 15-like isoform X1: MICDWSPTSGENLGQMFRLHSSICILLAFITGCSGESACDKEGEKDDSCVKRQVFDKKVTAVPVTLKEGFTDIFFVGSQISLIHKGAFATNPQLEKIEFLGATTDSIEPGAFEGLNNLTLIEISNTPLESLSVGVFQDLKSLETLVLKNNKLQSLQKGLFDGLDKLKDLQLHMNEIATIEDGIFDQLENLQTLHLAKNNVSSISSSLISELKKLKVIRLYENELSSLPDGIFDNMQGLTEIALQNNKISYIQPQLIPHKNHLGKLLLDNNLLTELPPQMFVNFPLLRTLTLHSNQLTHLPPNLFGEMPKLTELSFKSNNLTTLPPGGLSVLSKIKKLDLSENLFETVAGEFFIGLEKVADLNLQKNSIKSLTSDNFEPLKNSLSTLKLSRNQLKWLPNDVFSSLPKLSKLYLDGNPWHCDCNLIPFYEWMKSNPKMLKSVVLCASPESLKDQEIIKLEESVLICPTTLPTTTALHTTTTPMPTTTTTQTTTMETTTMTTALPTTTPTTTLPVATTVPTITFYEWMKSNPQMLKSVAKCDQEIMNLVICLTTSDV, from the coding sequence GACAAATGTTTCGACTACACAGTTCCATATGTATTTTGCTGGCTTTTATAACGGGCTGCTCTGGGGAGTCCGCATGTGACAAAGAAGGTGAAAAAGATGATAGCTGTGTCAAACGACAAGTTTTTGACAAAAAAGTCACAGCAGTCCCGGTCACACTGAAAGAAGGTTTcacagatattttttttgtggGCAGTCAAATCAGTTTAATTCACAAAGGTGCATTTGCCACAAATCCTCAGCTTGAGAAGATTGAGTTCCTTGGTGCCACTACAGATTCCATTGAGCCTGGAGCATTTGAGGGCTTAAATAACCTTACGCTCATTGAGATATCTAACACACCACTGGAGTCACTTTCTGTGGGAGTTTTTCAGGATTTGAAAAGCCTCGAAACTCTTGTtctgaaaaacaacaaattaCAGAGTTTACAGAAGGGATTGTTTGATGGTCTTGATAAACTCAAAGATCTACAGCTGCATATGAATGAGATTGCAACTATCGAGGACGGGATATTCGACCAGCTAGAGAATCTTCAGACTCTTCATCTGGCAAAAAATAATGTCAGCTCCATTTCATCATCTCTCATCTCAGAATTGAAGAAACTCAAAGTAATCAGACTGTATGAAAATGAGCTATCATCTCTACCTGATGGAATATTTGACAATATGCAAGGACTTACAGAGATTGctttacaaaacaacaaaatatcATACATACAGCCACAATTAATTCCACACAAAAATCATTTAGGAAAGCTACTGTTAGACAACAACCTCTTGACAGAGTTGCCACCACAGATGTTTGTCAACTTTCCATTACTTAGAACATTGACACTCCACAGTAATCAATTAACACATCTGCCACCAAACTTATTTGGAGAAATGCCTAAACTTACAGAGTTAAGTTTTAAGAGCAACAATCTCACCACACTTCCTCCTGGAGGCCTGAGTGTCCTTTCAAAGATCAAAAAATTGGATCTGTCAGAAAATCTGTTTGAAACTGTGGCAGGAGAGTTTTTTATTGGTTTGGAGAAGGTTGCAGATCTTAATCTTCAGAAAAATTCTATTAAATCCCTCACATCAGACAATTTTGAGCCATTAAAAAACTCATTATCAACCCTGAAACTTTCTAGAAACCAACTGAAATGGCTTCCAAATGATGTTTTCAGTTCTCTACCGAAACTGAGTAAATTATACCTGGATGGCAATCCTTGGCATTGTGACTGTAATCTGATACCCTTTTATGAATGGATGAAATCCAATCCCAAAATGTTAAAATCTGTAGTATTATGTGCCTCACCTGAGTCTTTGAAAGACCAAGAGATCATCAAACTAGAAGAAAGTGTATTAATATGCCCCACTACTCTGCCAACTACTACTGCTTTACACACTACTACCACTCCtatgccaacaacaacaacaacacagactaCTACAATGGAGACAACAACCATGACTACAGCACTGCCAACCACAACACCTACAACTACATTGCCAGTAGCTACGACAGTGCCAACAATAACCTTTTACGAATGGATGAAATCCAATCCCCAAATGTTAAAATCTGTAGCAAAATGTGACCAAGAGATCATGAATCTAGTAATATGCCTCACTAccagtgatgtataa